From one Sulfurimonas sp. genomic stretch:
- a CDS encoding GGDEF domain-containing protein has translation MNIQAIIKNAVKRLEIEGKLLTPDFYAEAFCKEASKAGFTTEDCTHLEKFTATLNKEFQNELKKYHIKSMPELTRFLVSKLNRTNPSHCSNLLESQTQFTKRVLQVVEMLHNKEATELSKRSTELLSRETTVAEIDQYRQLWVNFTNTYDDTFLQKLKTFGDIDSRDLKKSIQNLRLDGYEKASGSSDFSIIASLLVSSFVPSIASSVNDKIAQISQKIQDNPALLEDTTIESEIKSAISLRIALDKQSVKEMIESIDGVLDKLSLRLIEMIESSDSSTVEIQKIKKELESYNESSDINFSIAHKKLYTIAVALEENTQALTRDLKKHNSEVGALSKKIEYLEHELERAKEESKEDFLTKLYNKRAIDEFINNKDAEFQRYGRNFAVVFFDLDYFKTVNDTYGHDAGDAVLLAFAKILKNEARSVDIVGRFGGEEFIAILGETDIEGGVIFAEKVRKKVKNARFMYKDSRIEVTVSCGVSDRKSNFSLQSLLKTADEFLYKAKKDGRDRVVSK, from the coding sequence ATGAATATTCAAGCTATCATTAAAAATGCCGTTAAAAGATTAGAGATAGAAGGCAAGCTTTTAACGCCTGATTTTTATGCTGAAGCCTTTTGTAAAGAGGCTTCTAAAGCGGGCTTTACAACGGAAGATTGTACGCATTTGGAAAAATTTACCGCAACTCTTAACAAAGAGTTTCAAAATGAGTTAAAAAAATATCACATTAAAAGTATGCCGGAGCTAACCCGCTTTTTAGTTTCAAAACTAAACAGAACTAATCCGTCACACTGCTCAAATCTCTTAGAATCGCAAACTCAATTTACAAAAAGAGTGCTTCAAGTCGTTGAAATGCTTCATAATAAAGAAGCAACGGAGTTGTCAAAAAGAAGTACAGAGCTTTTAAGCAGAGAGACTACAGTTGCCGAAATAGACCAATATAGACAGTTGTGGGTTAATTTTACAAATACATATGATGATACATTTTTGCAAAAGTTAAAAACTTTTGGTGATATTGATAGCAGGGATCTTAAAAAAAGTATTCAAAATTTAAGGTTAGACGGTTATGAAAAAGCATCAGGTTCCTCGGATTTTTCTATCATCGCATCTCTTTTGGTTTCATCGTTTGTTCCCTCTATCGCTTCTAGCGTAAATGATAAAATAGCGCAAATAAGTCAAAAAATTCAAGACAACCCCGCACTTCTTGAGGATACAACGATTGAGTCGGAGATAAAATCGGCAATCTCTTTAAGAATAGCACTCGATAAGCAGAGTGTCAAAGAGATGATAGAGTCAATCGACGGTGTTTTGGATAAGTTATCTCTTAGATTGATAGAGATGATTGAGAGTTCGGACAGCTCTACCGTAGAGATACAAAAGATAAAAAAAGAGCTTGAGAGTTACAATGAAAGTTCGGATATAAACTTTAGCATCGCGCATAAAAAGTTATATACCATAGCAGTAGCATTGGAAGAGAATACTCAAGCATTGACTAGAGATTTGAAAAAACATAATAGTGAAGTCGGTGCATTAAGCAAAAAAATAGAGTATTTGGAGCATGAGCTTGAGCGTGCCAAAGAAGAGTCTAAAGAAGATTTTTTAACAAAGTTGTATAACAAACGCGCAATAGATGAATTTATAAATAATAAAGATGCGGAATTTCAGAGATACGGACGCAATTTTGCCGTTGTATTTTTTGATCTTGATTACTTTAAGACAGTTAACGATACATACGGGCATGATGCCGGTGATGCCGTACTTCTTGCTTTTGCAAAAATATTGAAAAATGAAGCAAGAAGCGTCGACATAGTAGGAAGATTCGGCGGTGAGGAGTTTATAGCGATTCTTGGTGAAACTGATATTGAGGGTGGAGTGATATTTGCCGAAAAAGTTAGAAAAAAAGTTAAAAATGCCCGTTTTATGTACAAGGACAGTCGTATAGAAGTTACGGTCAGTTGCGGAGTCAGCGATAGAAAATCAAATTTTTCACTTCAAAGTTTACTAAAAACCGCTGATGAGTTTTTATATAAAGCTAAAAAAGACGGTAGAGATAGAGTAGTAAGTAAGTGA
- a CDS encoding bifunctional folylpolyglutamate synthase/dihydrofolate synthase, producing MNFQEYLNAKPLYYDEIDYSRMPRVYEKIKHSLKIPKIIHIIGTNGKGTTGRFLATALFANGHRVGHYTSPHILEFNERIWLNGQNVSDEELQNAHEVLQKLLSEEDAASLSYFEYTTLLAVIIFKECEFVVMEAGLGGEHDATAVFPKILTLVTPIAYDHETFLGSDISQIAKTKLNAIQNSAIIAKQQFSEVYEVAKSLEGKNIYRVDELLNEDDKKSIEAISKELLLAPYLVQNLSLSIAALKFLGISYKADDFKNAKLFGRLSRVSKNVIVDVGHNALAASSIAEALAGEKFTLVYNSYRDKNYKEILSILKPIVLGVEIIEVVNQRVEDIEKIQNALDDLGIKRTIFKEIKDEENYLVFGSFSVAEKFLKEYSDESKYTI from the coding sequence GTGAATTTTCAAGAGTATCTAAACGCCAAACCGCTCTACTATGACGAGATAGACTACTCACGGATGCCGAGGGTATATGAGAAGATAAAACACTCTTTAAAAATCCCCAAAATCATACACATAATCGGCACAAACGGCAAAGGTACGACGGGGCGCTTTTTGGCGACCGCGCTTTTTGCAAACGGTCATCGTGTGGGACACTACACCTCACCGCATATTTTAGAGTTTAATGAGAGGATATGGCTTAACGGGCAAAATGTAAGTGATGAAGAGTTGCAAAATGCCCATGAAGTGCTGCAAAAACTTTTAAGCGAAGAGGATGCTGCTTCGCTTAGTTATTTTGAGTACACCACGCTTCTTGCCGTGATAATATTTAAAGAGTGTGAGTTTGTCGTTATGGAAGCGGGGCTTGGCGGCGAGCATGATGCAACGGCGGTATTTCCTAAGATACTAACTCTTGTAACACCTATCGCGTATGACCATGAGACATTTTTAGGCAGTGACATATCGCAAATTGCAAAAACAAAATTAAATGCTATTCAAAACAGTGCGATAATCGCAAAGCAGCAATTTAGCGAGGTTTACGAAGTAGCTAAAAGTTTAGAGGGTAAAAATATTTATAGAGTAGATGAACTCTTAAATGAAGATGACAAAAAAAGTATAGAAGCGATAAGCAAAGAGCTGCTTTTAGCTCCATATCTTGTGCAAAATCTCTCTCTTAGCATTGCGGCATTGAAATTTTTAGGCATAAGTTACAAAGCGGATGATTTTAAAAATGCAAAGCTTTTTGGACGACTAAGCCGAGTCTCTAAAAATGTTATAGTCGATGTCGGACACAACGCACTTGCCGCTTCAAGTATAGCAGAGGCGTTAGCGGGAGAAAAATTTACGCTTGTCTATAACAGCTACAGAGATAAAAACTATAAAGAGATTCTGTCAATTTTAAAGCCGATTGTTTTGGGCGTGGAGATTATAGAAGTTGTTAACCAAAGAGTTGAAGATATAGAAAAAATCCAAAATGCGCTTGATGATTTGGGCATAAAACGAACGATTTTTAAAGAGATAAAAGATGAAGAGAACTATCTTGTCTTTGGCTCTTTTAGCGTTGCGGAGAAGTTTTTGAAGGAGTATTCAGATGAGTCAAAATATACTATTTGA
- a CDS encoding DEAD/DEAH box helicase translates to MSQNILFDYFKRGQNLEVLICQDHKESLELESVAKFYGREVVVFPDLRATFGDDLRVYKEELHELFSCLRKYYTSKKKPLVISPLKTLLFHLPKEELLKSTVLEFGSKIELKKFKELLLFWGYSFVDMVEVEGEVSFRGDIIDIYPSASKMPLRISLFDDEIEQIKYFELESQRTQGEELESIEINAAFFSLDEEAFNTLDARVKKSDFNSLSYDIASLGLWYLGEMASNFLEGKNTKLIRNLDALLVDAYALNNPMLSRACFNLEILPQNDECKELAVTDAMALITVHKEKKITVIASNEAVVKQARLYDTKGIKVIYAPYVLNIIDKDELVISLNKKDKFRRKRKSSILLDDLKVGDYVVHEDYGVGIFEGIEKTEILGGVKDFIVIKYVGDDKILLPVENIDYIDRYIASGGSTPELDRLGKGSFGKLKESVRKRLMEIAGQIVNTAAARELIAAPKISVDESELRAFQKLSGFEYTDDQVTAIDEIIEQMSSGHIMDRLLSGDVGFGKTEVAMNTIFAAYKSGFQSALIVPTTLLSAQHYRSLAQRFDALGIRVAKLDRFVSAKDKTNITKALRDGILDAVVGTHALFDLDFKNLGVVIIDEEHKFGVKQKEKIKELYNNVHLLSMSATPIPRSLNQALSSIKTMSQLLTPPSEREPVRTFVKEYEEKLIKEVILREIRRGGQIFYVHNSIDHMPIKQGELKAILPELRVVMLHSKISATDTEKELLKFEAGEYDLMLATSIIESGIHMPRVNTIIVDGADRFGMADLHQLRGRVGRGSVEGFAYFVVNDKEVLTDEAKKRLLALESNSYLGSGSALAYHDLEIRGGGNLVGDAQSGHIKNIGYSLYLRMLEDAIKLLSNHVQVEKFKVDIKLTISAYISDEVVKEDRLRLDIYRRLSACQKVVEIYEIQEEVIDRFGELDTPSKQFFELMVIKLLCLEKKIKIISNYGQNITITHSDDKKITIKSDSKDDDDIIKAVLLYLRA, encoded by the coding sequence ATGAGTCAAAATATACTATTTGACTATTTTAAAAGAGGTCAAAATCTTGAAGTGCTTATCTGTCAAGACCATAAAGAGTCGCTTGAGCTTGAGAGCGTTGCCAAATTTTACGGCAGAGAAGTTGTTGTTTTTCCCGATTTAAGAGCGACATTTGGAGATGATTTACGAGTTTACAAAGAGGAGCTGCATGAGCTTTTTTCATGTCTTAGAAAGTACTACACTTCAAAGAAAAAGCCTCTTGTTATCTCGCCGCTTAAAACGCTCCTTTTTCATCTTCCAAAAGAGGAACTTTTAAAGAGTACGGTGTTGGAGTTTGGCTCAAAGATAGAGCTGAAAAAATTTAAAGAGCTTCTTCTTTTTTGGGGATACAGCTTTGTAGATATGGTAGAAGTGGAGGGTGAAGTCTCATTTCGAGGCGACATCATAGATATCTATCCGAGTGCAAGCAAAATGCCGCTTCGTATCTCTCTTTTTGATGATGAGATAGAGCAGATAAAATATTTTGAGTTAGAATCCCAGCGCACGCAGGGCGAGGAGCTAGAGAGCATAGAGATAAATGCGGCGTTTTTTTCTTTGGATGAAGAGGCGTTTAACACTCTTGATGCAAGGGTGAAAAAGAGCGATTTTAACTCCCTCTCTTATGATATAGCTTCTTTGGGACTTTGGTATTTGGGCGAAATGGCATCAAACTTTTTAGAGGGTAAAAATACAAAACTAATACGAAATTTGGATGCACTTTTAGTCGATGCTTATGCACTTAACAACCCGATGCTTAGTCGTGCGTGCTTTAACCTAGAGATTTTGCCGCAAAATGATGAGTGCAAAGAGTTGGCGGTTACGGACGCTATGGCTCTTATAACCGTTCATAAAGAGAAGAAGATAACCGTTATAGCATCCAACGAGGCGGTTGTAAAACAAGCGAGGCTTTACGACACAAAGGGCATCAAAGTCATCTATGCTCCCTATGTCTTAAACATCATAGACAAAGACGAGCTTGTTATTTCGCTTAACAAAAAAGATAAATTTAGACGCAAACGAAAAAGCTCCATCCTGCTTGATGACCTAAAAGTCGGCGATTATGTCGTGCATGAAGATTACGGCGTGGGCATATTTGAGGGGATTGAAAAGACAGAGATACTCGGCGGCGTGAAAGATTTTATCGTTATAAAGTATGTCGGCGACGACAAGATACTTCTCCCCGTTGAAAATATCGACTACATAGACCGCTACATAGCTTCAGGCGGCTCAACTCCGGAGCTAGACAGACTCGGCAAAGGGAGTTTCGGCAAACTTAAAGAGAGTGTGCGAAAACGCCTAATGGAGATTGCAGGGCAGATTGTAAATACCGCCGCCGCAAGAGAGCTAATAGCCGCACCAAAAATCAGCGTGGATGAGAGCGAGCTAAGAGCATTTCAGAAGCTCTCAGGATTTGAGTACACGGATGATCAGGTAACCGCCATAGATGAGATAATTGAGCAGATGAGTTCGGGTCATATTATGGATAGGCTTCTAAGCGGGGATGTCGGCTTTGGTAAAACTGAAGTTGCGATGAATACGATATTTGCGGCGTACAAATCAGGCTTTCAGTCGGCACTAATCGTCCCTACAACGCTTCTTAGCGCACAACACTACCGCTCTTTGGCTCAAAGATTTGATGCGCTTGGTATAAGGGTTGCAAAGCTGGATAGATTTGTAAGCGCAAAAGATAAAACAAATATTACAAAGGCACTCAGGGATGGGATTTTGGATGCAGTTGTGGGAACGCATGCGCTTTTTGATTTGGACTTTAAAAATCTCGGAGTCGTTATCATAGACGAAGAGCATAAGTTTGGGGTAAAACAAAAAGAGAAGATAAAAGAGCTTTACAACAATGTCCATCTTCTCTCCATGAGCGCAACCCCGATTCCCCGTTCGCTCAATCAGGCACTTAGTTCCATCAAAACCATGTCGCAGCTGCTTACTCCGCCAAGCGAGAGAGAGCCTGTGAGAACTTTTGTAAAAGAGTATGAAGAAAAACTTATAAAAGAGGTGATTTTACGAGAGATTCGCCGCGGAGGACAGATATTTTATGTGCATAACTCCATAGACCATATGCCTATAAAGCAGGGTGAACTAAAAGCGATACTGCCCGAACTTAGAGTTGTTATGCTTCACTCGAAAATCTCCGCAACCGATACCGAAAAAGAGCTTTTAAAGTTTGAAGCAGGCGAGTACGACCTTATGCTTGCCACTTCCATCATCGAATCAGGCATCCATATGCCGCGGGTCAATACTATAATCGTTGACGGTGCAGATAGGTTTGGGATGGCGGATCTACATCAGCTCAGAGGGCGTGTAGGGCGAGGGAGCGTTGAGGGGTTTGCCTACTTTGTGGTAAACGATAAAGAAGTTTTAACCGATGAGGCAAAAAAAAGACTTCTAGCGTTAGAGTCAAACTCATATCTTGGAAGCGGTTCTGCTTTAGCGTACCATGACTTAGAGATAAGAGGCGGCGGAAACTTAGTCGGAGATGCTCAGAGCGGACACATCAAAAACATCGGCTATTCGCTCTACTTAAGAATGTTAGAAGACGCCATAAAACTTTTAAGCAACCATGTCCAAGTAGAAAAGTTCAAAGTAGATATCAAGCTTACCATTTCCGCTTATATATCAGATGAGGTAGTAAAAGAGGACAGACTTCGTCTTGATATTTACAGGCGTTTATCTGCTTGCCAAAAAGTAGTTGAGATATACGAGATACAAGAAGAAGTGATAGACCGTTTCGGCGAGCTTGATACCCCAAGCAAGCAGTTTTTTGAACTGATGGTTATCAAGCTTTTATGTCTGGAGAAAAAGATAAAAATCATCTCAAACTACGGACAAAACATAACGATTACGCATAGTGACGATAAAAAAATAACCATAAAATCCGACTCAAAAGATGACGACGACATCATAAAAGCAGTGCTTTTGTATTTGAGAGCGTGA
- a CDS encoding ATP-binding protein translates to MNNPFYFGNEVYSDDFCNRVYELSELRRDALSGLNVLLYAPRRFGKTSLLKKLQNDLQHDENTKVIFFDWFSVTSVEEFIEKYFHAIVSAFESKSDKVVKLFKELLQIRPNITMKISQANDISYGLSFTKKELEATFEDIINLPYQYAKKTRTKVVVIFDEFQEVEQFDIEKKLRTIIQTHSRDVSYIFSGSKKSILNSMFNDKNRAFYKSVKHNIIKEIKLDDWVVFANEKFTKTDKSITNKQIGRIFNITDGFPYYMQQLLYLVWDIAQKSVKDEDITKALELMYEREYDLYAYIYSSLTPNQKMALKYIVEFDGKNLYSNDNLAQTTLSASTLKSTLESLMKKDICDRLGDKYYLVDPFMRYWLKEK, encoded by the coding sequence ATGAACAACCCGTTTTATTTTGGTAATGAAGTGTATAGTGATGATTTTTGTAATAGAGTTTATGAGCTGAGTGAGTTAAGGCGGGATGCTCTTAGCGGGCTAAATGTTCTTCTGTATGCTCCAAGAAGATTTGGTAAAACTTCACTGCTAAAAAAACTTCAAAATGATCTGCAACACGATGAAAATACCAAAGTGATTTTTTTTGATTGGTTTAGTGTTACGAGTGTAGAAGAGTTCATTGAGAAGTATTTTCATGCTATCGTCTCTGCCTTTGAGAGCAAAAGTGACAAAGTGGTAAAGCTTTTTAAAGAGTTGCTCCAGATAAGACCAAATATAACTATGAAAATATCCCAAGCAAATGATATAAGCTACGGACTTTCTTTTACAAAAAAAGAGCTTGAAGCGACATTTGAAGATATTATCAATCTGCCGTATCAATATGCTAAAAAAACACGCACAAAGGTTGTTGTAATATTTGATGAGTTTCAAGAGGTTGAGCAGTTTGATATAGAAAAAAAGTTAAGAACTATCATACAAACTCACTCAAGAGATGTGTCATATATCTTTAGCGGCAGCAAAAAATCGATTTTAAATAGTATGTTTAATGATAAGAACAGAGCCTTTTACAAATCCGTAAAACATAATATTATTAAAGAGATTAAACTTGATGATTGGGTAGTTTTTGCAAACGAGAAATTTACCAAAACAGACAAATCAATAACAAATAAACAAATAGGGCGTATTTTTAACATTACGGATGGATTTCCTTACTATATGCAACAGCTCTTATATTTGGTGTGGGACATTGCACAAAAAAGCGTTAAGGATGAGGACATTACAAAAGCGCTAGAATTAATGTACGAAAGAGAGTATGATTTATATGCTTACATATATAGTTCGCTTACGCCAAATCAAAAAATGGCACTAAAGTATATTGTAGAGTTTGACGGGAAAAATCTTTACTCCAATGATAATCTTGCGCAAACAACTCTAAGCGCTTCAACACTTAAGAGTACTTTGGAATCTTTAATGAAAAAAGATATTTGCGATAGGCTGGGCGATAAATACTATCTTGTAGATCCATTTATGAGATATTGGTTAAAAGAGAAATAA
- a CDS encoding uracil-DNA glycosylase codes for MIDPKIEESWKAVLFDEFQKPYFEELKRFLVEEKQRHTIYPHGSNIFAAFNNTPFDNVKVVILGQDPYHGANQAHGLAFSVNEGVQFPPSLQNIFKELRDDMGCDMPKSGNLTSWAKEGVFLLNTVLTVRAAEANSHKSRGWEIFTDAVIRLLSEKKENLVFILWGSPAGAKSSLIDAKKHLILKSPHPSPLSSYRGFFGSKPFSKTNEYLASKTISPIKWCL; via the coding sequence ATGATAGACCCTAAAATAGAAGAGAGTTGGAAAGCGGTGCTTTTTGATGAGTTTCAAAAGCCCTATTTTGAAGAGTTAAAGAGATTTTTGGTTGAAGAGAAGCAAAGACATACTATCTACCCGCATGGTTCAAATATCTTTGCTGCATTTAACAACACTCCGTTTGATAATGTAAAAGTTGTGATTTTAGGGCAAGACCCATATCATGGAGCAAATCAGGCGCATGGGCTTGCATTTTCGGTAAATGAGGGAGTGCAGTTTCCTCCTTCGCTTCAAAATATCTTTAAAGAGCTTCGTGATGATATGGGTTGTGATATGCCAAAAAGTGGTAATCTCACAAGCTGGGCAAAAGAGGGAGTGTTTTTGCTAAATACTGTTTTAACGGTAAGAGCGGCAGAGGCAAATTCGCATAAAAGCAGAGGTTGGGAGATATTTACGGATGCGGTTATCAGACTTCTAAGTGAGAAAAAAGAGAATCTGGTTTTCATCTTATGGGGAAGTCCTGCAGGTGCAAAATCTTCGCTTATCGATGCGAAAAAACATCTTATATTAAAATCACCACATCCCTCACCTCTCTCATCATATAGAGGGTTTTTCGGTTCAAAACCTTTTTCAAAAACAAATGAGTATCTTGCATCAAAAACGATAAGCCCCATTAAGTGGTGTCTTTGA
- a CDS encoding type II toxin-antitoxin system prevent-host-death family antitoxin, translated as MANEVKTKGVSLFDSLLEKAEEVIINVRGKNKFVVVDIERYKELRALELDRAYQDAMNDIKEGRYEVLSTKEDLEAYFKELEHAIQN; from the coding sequence ATGGCAAATGAGGTAAAGACAAAAGGGGTTTCTCTCTTTGATTCGCTTCTTGAAAAAGCAGAGGAGGTTATCATCAATGTCAGAGGAAAAAACAAGTTTGTAGTTGTTGATATAGAGAGGTACAAAGAGCTTAGAGCGTTGGAGCTTGATAGAGCGTATCAGGATGCTATGAATGATATAAAAGAGGGAAGATATGAGGTTTTAAGCACAAAAGAGGACTTGGAAGCGTACTTTAAAGAGCTAGAACATGCGATACAAAATTAG
- a CDS encoding type II toxin-antitoxin system YafQ family toxin codes for MRYKISITDDFNKKVIKFLKKHPNLYSKFTKSMSLLADNPFHPSLRLHKLQGQLSEYHSVSIDLSYRMVIEFIIKENEIIPIDIGTHDEVY; via the coding sequence ATGCGATACAAAATTAGCATAACGGATGATTTTAATAAAAAAGTTATTAAATTTTTAAAAAAACATCCAAACCTCTACTCTAAATTTACAAAAAGTATGTCGTTGCTTGCAGATAATCCTTTTCACCCATCTCTAAGGCTTCACAAACTTCAAGGACAACTTAGCGAGTACCACTCCGTCTCGATAGATTTAAGTTATAGAATGGTGATAGAGTTTATTATCAAAGAGAATGAAATCATACCTATCGACATCGGAACACACGATGAAGTATATTAA
- a CDS encoding TIGR00282 family metallophosphoesterase, with the protein MRIAFIGDIVGSHGRDMLKVHLKKIRQEHDIDFVVANYENASHGFGLTVKNANEIVGYGVDCMSGGNHTWDKKEIEALFDTHEILRPHNYPDEVKGTGCKVYDVAGEKLAVLNLMGHYSMPYVDNAFRAAKSTVEALHANGVKNIFIDFHAEATSEKRALLMMLQGSVSGIIGTHTHVSTDDFQIVEGTAYLTDIGLTGCRDNIIGMDNATPIKQFLTGIKGHFDIPKKCKKILQIAIMDFMDGKCESAFKLKVFDDGVTLRTDAWIEN; encoded by the coding sequence GTGAGAATAGCGTTTATAGGCGATATAGTAGGAAGTCATGGAAGAGATATGTTAAAAGTGCATCTCAAAAAAATCAGGCAAGAACACGACATAGATTTTGTAGTTGCAAACTATGAAAACGCTTCACACGGGTTTGGACTAACCGTAAAAAACGCAAATGAGATAGTCGGTTACGGTGTGGACTGCATGAGCGGGGGAAACCATACTTGGGATAAAAAAGAGATCGAAGCGCTTTTTGATACGCATGAGATTTTAAGACCGCATAATTATCCCGACGAGGTAAAAGGTACGGGTTGTAAGGTGTATGATGTGGCAGGAGAAAAACTTGCTGTCTTAAACCTTATGGGTCACTACTCTATGCCTTATGTGGACAACGCTTTTAGAGCGGCAAAGAGTACTGTTGAGGCTCTGCATGCTAATGGCGTAAAAAATATCTTTATAGATTTTCACGCTGAAGCCACAAGCGAAAAACGGGCTTTGTTAATGATGCTTCAAGGGAGCGTGAGCGGTATCATCGGGACACACACTCATGTAAGTACGGACGATTTTCAGATAGTCGAGGGGACTGCGTATCTGACGGACATCGGACTTACAGGATGCCGTGACAACATTATCGGAATGGACAATGCCACACCGATAAAGCAGTTTTTAACAGGCATAAAAGGGCATTTCGATATCCCTAAAAAGTGTAAAAAAATTCTTCAAATCGCGATTATGGATTTTATGGACGGAAAATGCGAGAGTGCGTTTAAGTTAAAAGTGTTTGATGATGGAGTGACGCTAAGAACAGATGCGTGGATAGAGAATTAA
- a CDS encoding response regulator transcription factor codes for MNIKIVVVEDEEDLLELLEYNLSKEGYEVVGFLNTKTVEQMLIEEDIDLLIMDRNLPGVEGSEFVQTLRKQGFMTPVIYLSAKNLDSEVEEGFLRGGDDYITKPFNMKELILRVKALLRRTTKKIEEGTLVHRDLVLDKNSRTLSVDGKNVDITKLEFNLLSEFILNKNSVLDRDYLLENVWEDSQEYQYRTVNVAINRLKEKIDPDKTKEYIQTVRGVGYKLC; via the coding sequence ATGAATATAAAAATAGTCGTAGTGGAAGATGAAGAAGATTTACTAGAGTTGCTAGAGTATAACCTATCAAAAGAGGGCTATGAGGTTGTAGGTTTTTTAAATACAAAAACAGTAGAACAGATGCTTATTGAAGAGGATATTGATCTGCTTATAATGGATAGAAATCTTCCCGGTGTTGAGGGAAGCGAGTTTGTTCAAACTCTTAGGAAGCAAGGGTTTATGACGCCGGTAATATATCTAAGTGCAAAAAATCTTGACTCAGAGGTTGAAGAAGGATTTTTAAGAGGCGGAGATGACTATATAACCAAACCTTTCAATATGAAAGAGCTGATATTGCGTGTTAAAGCACTTTTACGCAGAACCACAAAAAAGATAGAAGAGGGTACTCTCGTTCATAGAGACTTAGTTTTAGATAAAAATTCAAGAACGCTTAGTGTAGATGGTAAAAATGTTGATATCACAAAACTGGAATTCAATCTATTAAGCGAGTTTATTTTAAATAAAAATAGTGTACTAGACCGAGACTACCTGCTAGAAAATGTCTGGGAAGATTCACAAGAGTATCAGTACAGAACTGTAAATGTTGCGATAAATAGACTAAAAGAGAAGATAGATCCCGACAAAACAAAAGAGTACATCCAAACGGTTCGCGGTGTAGGTTATAAACTGTGCTAA